TGAACATTTCTTTTTGCGCGGCAACGCGACGCTGCCGTTCTTCGCGTTCGTGCGGTTGCGCGTAGCTCGCAATCGCTTCCACTGCGCCCAACGTCGGACACAGCGCGACATTATGTTCGAGCATTAGTTTTAAACTCTGTTCATCTGCCTGGCTGCCGTGCTCGATGCTTTTCACGCCGGCGAGCACGGCGCGGCGAATGCCTTCGGGCGTGTTGGCATGCGCCACCACCGGATGCCCGGTTGAAGCGGCTTCATCAACTGCAGCTTTCAACTCGTCAAGCGTGAAGGTCGGCGCATTCACGCCGCCGTGGCGATAGTCGGCGTAGACTTTGATCCAATCCGCGCCGTGCCCGATTTGCCGCCGCACCGCCTTGCGCACGCCCTCAACGCCGTCCGCGACTTCTGCGCCTTGCGGAACTTCCCAGCGCGGATCGAATCCCGCCGGGCCATAACCGCCGGTGATGACGAGAGCAGCCGTTGCCACCAACAAACGTGGCCCGGGAATGATACCTTGATTGATGGCATCGCGAATGCCTACATCAGCATAGTCGCCGCCTTCCGTGCCGAGATCACGCAGCGTCGTGAAGCCCGCCAGCAAAGTCTTTTCAGCGTGAACCACCGCGCGCGCCGTGCGCAGCGCAAGCGCTTCTTTCAGAACTTGATCGTTCCATGAGGCTTCGTTGTAGGGATGCAAGAACAAATGACTGTGCGCATCGATCAAGCCGGGCATGAGGGTGGCATCGCCGAGATCGATTAATTCGGTATTCGGCGGCAGTTTGTCGTTT
This is a stretch of genomic DNA from Cytophagia bacterium CHB2. It encodes these proteins:
- a CDS encoding amidohydrolase family protein, translating into MQLRITPYSFLFLACLILLAGSSQTSSQTFALSADRFFDSQAGVLHKNRVIIVSGDKIYSIQNKNDKLPPNTELIDLGDATLMPGLIDAHSHLFLHPYNEASWNDQVLKEALALRTARAVVHAEKTLLAGFTTLRDLGTEGGDYADVGIRDAINQGIIPGPRLLVATAALVITGGYGPAGFDPRWEVPQGAEVADGVEGVRKAVRRQIGHGADWIKVYADYRHGGVNAPTFTLDELKAAVDEAASTGHPVVAHANTPEGIRRAVLAGVKSIEHGSQADEQSLKLMLEHNVALCPTLGAVEAIASYAQPHEREERQRRVAAQKEMFKRALQLGVNIVCGSDVGVFAHGENAWEIELMVQYGMSPDAALQAATIKAARLLDMADQIGELAPGKLADIIAVKGDPLAEIRKLREVVFVMKEGKIYRHEVR